In a single window of the Rhopalosiphum padi isolate XX-2018 chromosome 1, ASM2088224v1, whole genome shotgun sequence genome:
- the LOC132931816 gene encoding DENN domain-containing protein Crag isoform X4, giving the protein MNSLIMEERRVVDYFVVVGATDEQSQDDTNSTHLKQSLCSDLPPITDLAIVFPSLGEKVPPGFTLIETTPTGLVADLNHGSLRSPEVFLCYQRGRHKPPIVDIGIMYDGKERVLHDAKVLKTSVSGQIANINNSTSSRTFITYRRASPTAPCNILAVSHVCVVITSRGETPPHAFCLIHKNLNKGMVGSDVYLCYKKSVMKPKSITYKPVITDRYPKTDRNYFHLLPSVALFCLPMGATLEAWPDEASQPEPIFSTFVLTVSDASEKVYGAAITFYEKFNGKLSIEQQKLLGLKDSNELKKGISLHANKSVCVLSHWPFFDTFQKFLMFLLKTSLDEQIPIPIERYITHLVDEVPFPSPERPQILVQLSMDTQLILTQPEDLPIPRSGAGFHQMIMNLQPDNCLLLLLCALTEQKLLIHSLRPNVLTAVAEAVSTLIFPFKWQCPYIPLCPLSLAEVLHAPLPFLIGVDSRFFDLYEPPTDVTCVDLDTNTITLCEDKKHLTAKLLPKKPTRTLKNTLEKLNEKLDDLQRTYKATSNKSIEETNIDRDFLKKRKEHELELEIQEAFLRFMGSILKGYRWYLRPITKAPTVGATDTSSLFDLQGFLKSREKTNVKFYSLLTKTQMFIRFIEERSFVSNMDAALEFFDECSEKIDLENYDTRLIELDTCGESERTVFIMPPEMNDLPFDTLYTYENGFILNSELLKCKESKNYLKIKNDEHLPIPGSPMARRTKHEVKSAQKLARKYSTSPSLWAKFLLGTCYSLWFIHLPSHILQSEDRATSTLRSAYELLNKFQKTGVHLLTDEVCYRVMMQLCGIYNQPMLAVKLLLVMKRCGLHPNAITYGFYNRALLESTWPSDLRTPSQLLWKKLRNVVLSAALFKKAGAQNKKRRHLEEDKNSHTSLESLSTTEKHPSVSNTPRKLSINVESNFGLRSRPTNIVKQISLSTEDEQSWSSQQFESSAGLLMTTTCSRPNSACSKQNSDSISIESESDLKSSSSFSGKKSNELLIGGLTSLKSAANTMVKKFDEIKEAISTNNTPIKDYVQCQREDDNWNGDDNDQQSNEPSVRRKISSEISSLGVAQHLDSWSSNLIDLFTDGNRKSSSTNMNSGCATMDSSQLSLFQEKLYRRSSHTPELVALEIIMTTCSKCHNCGCLMFDEEIMSGWVPDDSNLNTKCRLCIKEVVPFLTVDVIDYRSKNSNVMDENCKNDRENIDLLTEHNARDLTNNGYKTDTITVPYLNPLVLRKELESILVAEGDISLIHSKFADEHPIIYWNLVWVFERIAVPSHISGLCLNANCVLGDRDIIDFHDIWSACDSSNILITTLWDNPKLYDDLGSPMYVFWSDEESKESCLISALVTDRKTVPKNVMSKIIANIRRNNLTDPLKKLALERNKLRGNDLTHSHSLYRDILFLTITAIGRENIDISAFDQEYLIAFETVSENDSKLLLKCDYPLSVGSQYCRHLFKELELSNYK; this is encoded by the exons aatTCATTAATAATGGAAGAACGAAGGGTAGTCgattattttgttgtagttgGAGCAACTGATGAACAATCTCAAGACGATACTAATTCTACCCATCTAAAGCAAAGTTTATGTTCTGATTTACCGCCAATTACCGATTTAGCTATAGTGTTTCCTTCACTTGGTGAAAAGGTACCCCCTGGTTTTACACTTATAGAGACAACTCCTACTG gtCTAGTAGCAGATTTAAATCATGGAAGTCTTAGGAGTCCAGAAGTATTTTTATGTTACCAGCGTGGACGTCATAAACCTCCTATTGTTGATATtgg TATTATGTATGATGGCAAAGAAAGGGTGTTACATGATgctaaagttttaaaaacaagtGTTAGTGGACAAATagcaaatattaataactcTACTTCATCACGTACATTTATAACTTATCGAAGAGCATCACCTACTGCACCATGTAATATTTTAGCTGTATCACATGTATGTGTAGTTATAACCAGTCGAGGTGAAACACCGCCACATGCATTTTGTTTAATACACAAAAATCTCAATAAAGGTATGGTTGGATCAGATGTCTACTTATGTTACAAAAAGTCTGTCATGAAACCCAAATCTATCACCTATAAACCAG TTATTACCGATCGATATCCTAAGACAGATAGAAATTACTTCCATCTTCTGCCTTCGGTAGCTTTATTTTGCTTACCAATGGGAGCCACACTTGAAGCATGGCCAGATGAAGCATCTCAACCAGAACctatattttcaacatttgtTTTAACAGTCAGCGATGCTTCAGAAAAA gtctATGGTGCTGCAATTACTTTTTATGAAAAGTTCAATGGAAAACTTTCTATTgaacaacaaaaattattaggtTTAAAAGATTCAAATGAGTTAAAAAAAGGAATTAGTTTACATGCTAATAAGAGTGTGTGTGTTTTGTCACATTGGCCTTTTTTCGAtacttttcaaaaatttttaatgtttttattaaaaacttctcTTGATGAacaaatacctatacctattgaAAGATATATAACACATTTGGTGGATGAAGTACCATTTCCTTCTCCAGAGAGACCACAGATTCTTGTACAGTTATCAATGGACACTCAGCTTATATTAACTCAACCAGAAGATCTGCCTATTCCTAGAag tgGTGCTGGTTTTCATCAAATGATTATGAATTTACAACCTGATAATTGTCTTCTATTACTTTTGTGTGCTTTAACGGAACAAAAACTTCTCATTCATTCTTTAAGACCGAATGTACTTACCGCAGTAGCAGAAGCCGTTTCTACA CTAATATTTCCATTTAAATGGCAATGTCCATATATTCCATTATGTCCCCTTAGTTTGGCTGAAGTTTTACACGCTCCATTACCATTTCTGATTGGAGTTGATTCAaggttttttgatttatatgaaCCACCCACAGATGTAACTTGTGTGGATCTGGATACTAATACTATAACACT TTGTGaagataaaaaacatttaacagCAAAACTACTTCCTAAAAAACCGACAAGGACCTTAAAGAATACTTTAGAAAAACTCAATGAAAAACTTGATGATCTCCAAAGAACTTATAAAGCTACATCTAATAAAAGTATTGAAGAAACTAATATTGAtagagattttttaaaaaaacgaaaagag cATGAATTAGAATTAGAGATTCAGGAAGCTTTTCTTCGTTTCATGGGGTCTATATTAAAAGGATACCGATGGTATCTAAGACCTATTACTAAAGCACCTACAGTTGGAGCTACAGATACAAGTTCATTGTTTGATTTGcaag GTTTTTTAAAATCCAGAGAAAAgacaaatgtaaaattttattcTCTTTTAACAAAAACTCAAATGTTTATAAGATTTATTGAAGAACGATCATTTGTATCCAATATGGATGCTGCTTTAGAATTTTTTGATGAGTGTTcagaaaaa ATTGATTTAGAAAACTATGATACAAGACTGATAGAACTTGATACATGTGGTGAAAGTGAAAGAACAGTGTTCATAATGCCACCAGAAATGAATGATTTACCATTTGATACTCTGTATACTTACGAA aacggATTTATTCTaaattctgaattattaaaatgtaaagaatctaaaaattatttgaaaataaaaaatgatgaacATCTACCTATTCCTGGCAGTCCAATGGCTAGGCGTACCAAACATGAAGTTAAATCAGCTCAAAAACTGGCCCGTAAATATTCTACATCTCCTAGTCTTTGGGCTAAATTTTTACTGGGAACTTGCTATAG tttgtGGTTTATTCATTTACCAAGTCACATACTTCAATCAGAAGACCGTGCTACATCTACTCTACGTTCAGCAtatgagttattaaataaatttcaaaaaactgGTGTACATTTATTGACTGATGAG GTTTGCTACAGGGTTATGATGCAGTTATGTGGGATTTACAATCAACCCATGCTGGCTGTAAAACTATTACTAGTAATGAAACGTTGTGGACTCCATCCTAATGCTATAACCTATGGCTTTTATAACAGAGCTTTGTTAGAATCTACTTGGCCATCTGATTTAAGAACACCTAGTCAATTGTTATGGAAAAAACTTAG aaATGTTGTATTAAGTGCAGCGTTATTTAAGAAAGCTGGAGCGCAGAATAAAAAACGGAGACATTTAGAAGAGGATAAAAATTCTCATACCTCTTTAGAAAGCTTGTCTACAACAGAAAAACATCCTTCAGTATCAAATA cacCTAGAAAATTATCTATCAATGTAGAATCAAACTTTGGGTTGAGAAGTCGTCCTACTAATATTGTCAAACAAATATCCTTATCTACAGAAGATGAACAATCTTGGAGTTCACAACAAT ttgaaagTAGTGCTGGTCTCTTGATGACTACTACTTGTTCAAGACCAAATTCAGCATGTTCAAAACAAAATAGTGATTCAATATCTATTGAAAGTGAATCTGATTTAAAAAG TTCATCGAGTTTTTCCGGGAAAAAATCTAATGAACTTTTAATTGGCGGATTAACTAGTTTAAAAAGTGCAGCGAATACAATGGTGAAAAAATTTGATGAAATCAAAGAAGCAATATCCACAAATAATACTCCCATAAAAGACTATGTTCA atgccAAAGGGAAGATGATAATTGGAATGGAGATGACAATGATCAACAATCAAATGAACCAAGTGTTAGACGTAAAATATCTAGTGAAATATCTTCCCTTGGTGTTGCTCAACATTTAGATTCTTGGAGTTCTAATTTAATTGATCTTTTTACTGATGGTAACAGGAAAAGTAGTTCTACAAATATGAATTctg gtTGTGCAACAATGGATTCATCACAATTAAGTTTATTTCAAGAAAAACTTTATAGGCGTTCTAGTCATACGCCTGAATTGGTTgctttagaaattattatgacCACATGTTCAAAATGTCACAATTGTGGATGTCTAATGTTTGACGAAGAAATTATGTCTGGTTGGGTTCCagatgattctaatttgaaTACAAA ATGCAGACTTTGTATCAAGGAAGTAGTACCATTTTTAACCGTAGATGTAATTGACTATAGATCCAAAAATAGCAATGTAATGgatgaaaattgtaaaaatgacCGAGAAAATATAGATTTACTAACAGAACACAATGCAAGag ATTTAACAAACAATGGATATAAAACTGATACAATAACAGTTCCTTATTTAAATCCACTTGTTTTGCGTAAGGAACTAGAGTCTATTCTTGTGGCCGAAGGTGATATCTCATTAATACACTCTAAGTTTGCCGATGAACATCCAATAATATATTGGAATCTA GTTTGGGTATTTGAAAGAATAGCAGTACCATCACATATTTCTGGTTTATGTTTAAACGCAAATTGTGTACTTGGTGATAGAGATATCATTGATTTCCATGATATTTGGTCAGCATGTGATTCATCCAATATTTTGATAACAACTCTGTGGGACAATCCTAAACTATATGATGATTTAGGTTCTCCCATGTATGTATTCTGGTCTGATGAAGAGTCAAAGGAGAGTTGTTTGATAAGTGCTTTGGTCACTGATCGCAAAACAGTACCTAAGAA TGTTATGTCAAAAATTATTGCAAATATTCGGCGTAATAATCTGACAGATCCACTCAAAAAACTAGCTCTCGAGAGAAATAAATTGAGAGGCAATGACTTGACACATAGTCATTCTTTGTACAGGGACAtcctatttttaacaattacagCGATTGGTCGTGAAAACATTGATATTA GTGCTTTTGATCAAGAGTATTTAATAGCTTTTGAAACTGTATCAGAAAATGATtccaaattattgttaaaatgcgATTACCCATTATCAGTTGGAAGTCAGTATTGTCGTCATTTGTTTAAGGAACTTGAGCTTTCAAATTACAAGTGA
- the LOC132931816 gene encoding DENN domain-containing protein Crag isoform X3 yields MNSLIMEERRVVDYFVVVGATDEQSQDDTNSTHLKQSLCSDLPPITDLAIVFPSLGEKVPPGFTLIETTPTGLVADLNHGSLRSPEVFLCYQRGRHKPPIVDIGIMYDGKERVLHDAKVLKTSVSGQIANINNSTSSRTFITYRRASPTAPCNILAVSHVCVVITSRGETPPHAFCLIHKNLNKGMVGSDVYLCYKKSVMKPKSITYKPVITDRYPKTDRNYFHLLPSVALFCLPMGATLEAWPDEASQPEPIFSTFVLTVSDASEKVYGAAITFYEKFNGKLSIEQQKLLGLKDSNELKKGISLHANKSVCVLSHWPFFDTFQKFLMFLLKTSLDEQIPIPIERYITHLVDEVPFPSPERPQILVQLSMDTQLILTQPEDLPIPRSGAGFHQMIMNLQPDNCLLLLLCALTEQKLLIHSLRPNVLTAVAEAVSTLIFPFKWQCPYIPLCPLSLAEVLHAPLPFLIGVDSRFFDLYEPPTDVTCVDLDTNTITLCEDKKHLTAKLLPKKPTRTLKNTLEKLNEKLDDLQRTYKATSNKSIEETNIDRDFLKKRKEHELELEIQEAFLRFMGSILKGYRWYLRPITKAPTVGATDTSSLFDLQGFLKSREKTNVKFYSLLTKTQMFIRFIEERSFVSNMDAALEFFDECSEKIDLENYDTRLIELDTCGESERTVFIMPPEMNDLPFDTLYTYENGFILNSELLKCKESKNYLKIKNDEHLPIPGSPMARRTKHEVKSAQKLARKYSTSPSLWAKFLLGTCYSLWFIHLPSHILQSEDRATSTLRSAYELLNKFQKTGVHLLTDEVCYRVMMQLCGIYNQPMLAVKLLLVMKRCGLHPNAITYGFYNRALLESTWPSDLRTPSQLLWKKLRNVVLSAALFKKAGAQNKKRRHLEEDKNSHTSLESLSTTEKHPSVSNTPRKLSINVESNFGLRSRPTNIVKQISLSTEDEQSWSSQQFESSAGLLMTTTCSRPNSACSKQNSDSISIESESDLKRGRSGSLTDEVRLQMSPRRHHHYHPTLQNSSNDKSSELLKLLKRSKSFGNDAQILKNLNDLKYQSDFKNGISKKLVFDGLKSFESSLENLNEENTSNRFAEPAQRTPVFENDPLGAFQEPSEPIPNISVTVPRVRSGIELDRSGSPVLFREWSNMHRSATYSEDVGNVDKHIQRSSTMPAHGTNEQDYQQSPIKSALGSAFKIPFSSSSFSGKKSNELLIGGLTSLKSAANTMVKKFDEIKEAISTNNTPIKDYVQCQREDDNWNGDDNDQQSNEPSVRRKISSEISSLGVAQHLDSWSSNLIDLFTDGNRKSSSTNMNSGCATMDSSQLSLFQEKLYRRSSHTPELVALEIIMTTCSKCHNCGCLMFDEEIMSGWVPDDSNLNTKCRLCIKEVVPFLTVDVIDYRSKNSNVMDENCKNDRENIDLLTEHNARDLTNNGYKTDTITVPYLNPLVLRKELESILVAEGDISLIHSKFADEHPIIYWNLVWVFERIAVPSHISGLCLNANCVLGDRDIIDFHDIWSACDSSNILITTLWDNPKLYDDLGSPMYVFWSDEESKESCLISALVTDRKTVPKNVMSKIIANIRRNNLTDPLKKLALERNKLRGNDLTHSHSLYRDILFLTITAIGRENIDISAFDQEYLIAFETVSENDSKLLLKCDYPLSVGSQYCRHLFKELELSNYK; encoded by the exons aatTCATTAATAATGGAAGAACGAAGGGTAGTCgattattttgttgtagttgGAGCAACTGATGAACAATCTCAAGACGATACTAATTCTACCCATCTAAAGCAAAGTTTATGTTCTGATTTACCGCCAATTACCGATTTAGCTATAGTGTTTCCTTCACTTGGTGAAAAGGTACCCCCTGGTTTTACACTTATAGAGACAACTCCTACTG gtCTAGTAGCAGATTTAAATCATGGAAGTCTTAGGAGTCCAGAAGTATTTTTATGTTACCAGCGTGGACGTCATAAACCTCCTATTGTTGATATtgg TATTATGTATGATGGCAAAGAAAGGGTGTTACATGATgctaaagttttaaaaacaagtGTTAGTGGACAAATagcaaatattaataactcTACTTCATCACGTACATTTATAACTTATCGAAGAGCATCACCTACTGCACCATGTAATATTTTAGCTGTATCACATGTATGTGTAGTTATAACCAGTCGAGGTGAAACACCGCCACATGCATTTTGTTTAATACACAAAAATCTCAATAAAGGTATGGTTGGATCAGATGTCTACTTATGTTACAAAAAGTCTGTCATGAAACCCAAATCTATCACCTATAAACCAG TTATTACCGATCGATATCCTAAGACAGATAGAAATTACTTCCATCTTCTGCCTTCGGTAGCTTTATTTTGCTTACCAATGGGAGCCACACTTGAAGCATGGCCAGATGAAGCATCTCAACCAGAACctatattttcaacatttgtTTTAACAGTCAGCGATGCTTCAGAAAAA gtctATGGTGCTGCAATTACTTTTTATGAAAAGTTCAATGGAAAACTTTCTATTgaacaacaaaaattattaggtTTAAAAGATTCAAATGAGTTAAAAAAAGGAATTAGTTTACATGCTAATAAGAGTGTGTGTGTTTTGTCACATTGGCCTTTTTTCGAtacttttcaaaaatttttaatgtttttattaaaaacttctcTTGATGAacaaatacctatacctattgaAAGATATATAACACATTTGGTGGATGAAGTACCATTTCCTTCTCCAGAGAGACCACAGATTCTTGTACAGTTATCAATGGACACTCAGCTTATATTAACTCAACCAGAAGATCTGCCTATTCCTAGAag tgGTGCTGGTTTTCATCAAATGATTATGAATTTACAACCTGATAATTGTCTTCTATTACTTTTGTGTGCTTTAACGGAACAAAAACTTCTCATTCATTCTTTAAGACCGAATGTACTTACCGCAGTAGCAGAAGCCGTTTCTACA CTAATATTTCCATTTAAATGGCAATGTCCATATATTCCATTATGTCCCCTTAGTTTGGCTGAAGTTTTACACGCTCCATTACCATTTCTGATTGGAGTTGATTCAaggttttttgatttatatgaaCCACCCACAGATGTAACTTGTGTGGATCTGGATACTAATACTATAACACT TTGTGaagataaaaaacatttaacagCAAAACTACTTCCTAAAAAACCGACAAGGACCTTAAAGAATACTTTAGAAAAACTCAATGAAAAACTTGATGATCTCCAAAGAACTTATAAAGCTACATCTAATAAAAGTATTGAAGAAACTAATATTGAtagagattttttaaaaaaacgaaaagag cATGAATTAGAATTAGAGATTCAGGAAGCTTTTCTTCGTTTCATGGGGTCTATATTAAAAGGATACCGATGGTATCTAAGACCTATTACTAAAGCACCTACAGTTGGAGCTACAGATACAAGTTCATTGTTTGATTTGcaag GTTTTTTAAAATCCAGAGAAAAgacaaatgtaaaattttattcTCTTTTAACAAAAACTCAAATGTTTATAAGATTTATTGAAGAACGATCATTTGTATCCAATATGGATGCTGCTTTAGAATTTTTTGATGAGTGTTcagaaaaa ATTGATTTAGAAAACTATGATACAAGACTGATAGAACTTGATACATGTGGTGAAAGTGAAAGAACAGTGTTCATAATGCCACCAGAAATGAATGATTTACCATTTGATACTCTGTATACTTACGAA aacggATTTATTCTaaattctgaattattaaaatgtaaagaatctaaaaattatttgaaaataaaaaatgatgaacATCTACCTATTCCTGGCAGTCCAATGGCTAGGCGTACCAAACATGAAGTTAAATCAGCTCAAAAACTGGCCCGTAAATATTCTACATCTCCTAGTCTTTGGGCTAAATTTTTACTGGGAACTTGCTATAG tttgtGGTTTATTCATTTACCAAGTCACATACTTCAATCAGAAGACCGTGCTACATCTACTCTACGTTCAGCAtatgagttattaaataaatttcaaaaaactgGTGTACATTTATTGACTGATGAG GTTTGCTACAGGGTTATGATGCAGTTATGTGGGATTTACAATCAACCCATGCTGGCTGTAAAACTATTACTAGTAATGAAACGTTGTGGACTCCATCCTAATGCTATAACCTATGGCTTTTATAACAGAGCTTTGTTAGAATCTACTTGGCCATCTGATTTAAGAACACCTAGTCAATTGTTATGGAAAAAACTTAG aaATGTTGTATTAAGTGCAGCGTTATTTAAGAAAGCTGGAGCGCAGAATAAAAAACGGAGACATTTAGAAGAGGATAAAAATTCTCATACCTCTTTAGAAAGCTTGTCTACAACAGAAAAACATCCTTCAGTATCAAATA cacCTAGAAAATTATCTATCAATGTAGAATCAAACTTTGGGTTGAGAAGTCGTCCTACTAATATTGTCAAACAAATATCCTTATCTACAGAAGATGAACAATCTTGGAGTTCACAACAAT ttgaaagTAGTGCTGGTCTCTTGATGACTACTACTTGTTCAAGACCAAATTCAGCATGTTCAAAACAAAATAGTGATTCAATATCTATTGAAAGTGAATCTGATTTAAAAAG aggCCGTAGTGGGTCTCTAACAGATGAAGTTCGTCTTCAAATGTCACCAAGAAGACATCATCATTATCATCCTACACTTCAAAATTCATCTAATGATAAATCATCTGAATtactgaaattattaaaacg ttcaaaaagTTTTGGTAATGATGCTCAAATTCTGAAAAATCTTAATGATCTTAAATATCAATCTGATTTTAAAAATGGCATATCTAAGAAGCTTGTATTTGATGGTCTAAAATCTTTTGAGTCTTCATTAGAAAATCTAAATGAAGAAAACACTTCAAATCGATTTGCTGAGCCAGCCCAGCGAACTCCAGTATTTGAAAATGATCCTCTGGGGGCATTTCAAGAACCATCAGAACCTATTCCTAATATATCAGTTACTGTTCCAAGAGTAAGGTCTGGTATTGAGCTTGACCGTAGTGGCTCACCTGTATTATTTCGTGAATGGAGTAATATGCATCGTAGTGCTACATATAGTGAAGATGTAGGTAATGTTGATAAACATATACAAAGATCTTCCACTATGCCAGCCCATGGTACTAACGAACAGGATTACCAACAAAGTCCAATCAAGTCTGCTTTAGGATCAGCATTTAAAATACCTTTTTC TTCATCGAGTTTTTCCGGGAAAAAATCTAATGAACTTTTAATTGGCGGATTAACTAGTTTAAAAAGTGCAGCGAATACAATGGTGAAAAAATTTGATGAAATCAAAGAAGCAATATCCACAAATAATACTCCCATAAAAGACTATGTTCA atgccAAAGGGAAGATGATAATTGGAATGGAGATGACAATGATCAACAATCAAATGAACCAAGTGTTAGACGTAAAATATCTAGTGAAATATCTTCCCTTGGTGTTGCTCAACATTTAGATTCTTGGAGTTCTAATTTAATTGATCTTTTTACTGATGGTAACAGGAAAAGTAGTTCTACAAATATGAATTctg gtTGTGCAACAATGGATTCATCACAATTAAGTTTATTTCAAGAAAAACTTTATAGGCGTTCTAGTCATACGCCTGAATTGGTTgctttagaaattattatgacCACATGTTCAAAATGTCACAATTGTGGATGTCTAATGTTTGACGAAGAAATTATGTCTGGTTGGGTTCCagatgattctaatttgaaTACAAA ATGCAGACTTTGTATCAAGGAAGTAGTACCATTTTTAACCGTAGATGTAATTGACTATAGATCCAAAAATAGCAATGTAATGgatgaaaattgtaaaaatgacCGAGAAAATATAGATTTACTAACAGAACACAATGCAAGag ATTTAACAAACAATGGATATAAAACTGATACAATAACAGTTCCTTATTTAAATCCACTTGTTTTGCGTAAGGAACTAGAGTCTATTCTTGTGGCCGAAGGTGATATCTCATTAATACACTCTAAGTTTGCCGATGAACATCCAATAATATATTGGAATCTA GTTTGGGTATTTGAAAGAATAGCAGTACCATCACATATTTCTGGTTTATGTTTAAACGCAAATTGTGTACTTGGTGATAGAGATATCATTGATTTCCATGATATTTGGTCAGCATGTGATTCATCCAATATTTTGATAACAACTCTGTGGGACAATCCTAAACTATATGATGATTTAGGTTCTCCCATGTATGTATTCTGGTCTGATGAAGAGTCAAAGGAGAGTTGTTTGATAAGTGCTTTGGTCACTGATCGCAAAACAGTACCTAAGAA TGTTATGTCAAAAATTATTGCAAATATTCGGCGTAATAATCTGACAGATCCACTCAAAAAACTAGCTCTCGAGAGAAATAAATTGAGAGGCAATGACTTGACACATAGTCATTCTTTGTACAGGGACAtcctatttttaacaattacagCGATTGGTCGTGAAAACATTGATATTA GTGCTTTTGATCAAGAGTATTTAATAGCTTTTGAAACTGTATCAGAAAATGATtccaaattattgttaaaatgcgATTACCCATTATCAGTTGGAAGTCAGTATTGTCGTCATTTGTTTAAGGAACTTGAGCTTTCAAATTACAAGTGA